In Nicotiana tabacum cultivar K326 chromosome 19, ASM71507v2, whole genome shotgun sequence, one DNA window encodes the following:
- the LOC107800546 gene encoding uncharacterized protein LOC107800546, whose translation MAATSAPSDYSQQPHFKMPKQASTVKQQHSSKSSCSNIFLKSLIVMLILVVIPLFPSQAPDFITQSIVTQFWELFHLLFIGIAVCYGLFCKRSSTKTYAETHSRFESSDAYATSGISNVASIFDNGLENFCGSDEKRVIPSWDSQFLHYQNRGQERFELVEGEKVRSFLGENGAQNSCGSDVPNWESPFLNYEYRGQERSNLDDGEKSRCFSDVDGVENTDGLSEREVAQVWNSQYVVGESMVVVANGNYGVENVDHIDHKPLGLPVRSLRNRLVNAENPEFIQENTANSGGSSGSIGYEVRGEKIRGMSRINLGRKFEEVSGPRQISWRLRSQKREIGGVNTVRPPSHTRPHSVGQLEFGHLKSRSFSRAVSSRTSPTSSPSITSPSSSYSSENGSVKMEMPHSDPHYAFESISSSASEQTGTSIGEAAVLTSKVNEPSNQSFPEMNVQLRDDYEEDATKMKMNPSSVEACHVQSHPHCEPKCAGETELGHLEPWSFWNRIRSQIVSNSSSPRAISPMSAASPEMPSSRKEDLEKLKNVKPPSVQVSQPTARSANDTAAFVASRTRRSTVGSSSEFDTHCTSKDKLKNVGSVNDEATYHTSKSRAFSIGSSSEITVHENSKLKHASKDLKEDSSYMQKESVNSLVSDVKQPIPAKILSRGKSVRTFRSRRSYIGRSKRKEGSPKESGDINEVNCDEFDSVSSMKFTNSEGHANPLVNSREDILTTVGQFQAQHSLKVSVKQSNFLLIRTLWNLRRTQNAKGTPRMCYPILI comes from the coding sequence ATGGCAGCAACCTCAGCTCCCTCAGACTATTCCCAGCAACCCCATTTCAAAATGCCAAAACAAGCCTCAACAGTTAAGCAGCAGCATTCAAGTAAGTCCTCTTGTTCTAACATTTTCTTGAAATCTCTTATAGTCATGCTTATTCTGGTTGTTATCCCACTCTTTCCTTCCCAAGCTCCTGACTTTATAACCCAAAGTATAGTAACTCAGTTCTGGGAGCTTTTTCACCTTTTGTTCATTGGCATTGCTGTGTGTTATGGCTTGTTTTGTAAAAGAAGTAGTACCAAGACTTATGCTGAAACACATTCAAGATTTGAGAGTTCAGATGCATATGCTACTTCTGGGATTTCAAATGTAGCCTCAATCTTTGATAATGGGCTTGAAAATTTTTGTGGGTCTGATGAGAAAAGAGTGATCCCAAGTTGGGATTCTCAGTTCTTGCATTATCAAAATAGGGGCCAAGAAAGATTTGAGCTTGTTGAGGGTGAAAAGGTTAGATCTTTTTTAGGTGAAAATGGGGCTCAAAATTCTTGTGGCTCTGATGTCCCAAATTGGGAGTCTCCATTCTTGAATTATGAGTATAGGGGTCAAGAAAGGTCTAATCTTGATGATGGTGAGAAAAGTAGATGCTTTTCAGATGTAGATGGGGTTGAAAACACGGATGGGTTGAGTGAGAGGGAAGTAGCTCAAGTTTGGAATTCTCAGTACGTTGTTGGTGAATCCATGGTGGTTGTTGCCAATGGAAACTATGGGGTTGAAAATGTTGACCACATTGACCATAAACCTTTAGGCTTGCCTGTTAGGAGCCTGAGAAACAGACTTGTTAATGCTGAAAACCCGGAATTTATTCAAGAAAATACTGCTAATTCAGGGGGTTCGTCTGGTAGTATTGGTTATGAAGTTAGAGGGGAAAAGATAAGAGGAATGTCTCGTATCAATTTGGGGAGGAAGTTTGAGGAGGTTTCTGGACCTCGCCAAATTTCATGGCGATTGAGGTCTCAGAAGAGAGAAATAGGAGGGGTGAATACAGTTAGACCGCCTTCACATACTAGGCCTCACTCGGTTGGACAATTGGAGTTTGGGCATCTCAAGTCTAGGTCGTTCAGTAGAGCAGTATCCTCTCGGACTAGTCCTACTTCTTCACCAAGTATTACCTCGCCTTCATCCTCTTATTCTTCAGAAAATGGAAGTGTCAAAATGGAAATGCCACACTCTGACCCACATTATGCATTTGAGAGTATATCCAGCTCGGCTTCAGAACAGACAGGAACCTCCATTGGAGAAGCAGCAGTTTTAACTTCAAAGGTCAACGAACCTAGCAATCAGTCATTTCCAGAAATGAATGTGCAGCTGAGAGATGACTATGAAGAGGATGCAACAAAGATGAAAATGAATCCTTCTAGTGTAGAAGCATGTCATGTTCAAAGTCATCCACATTGTGAGCCCAAATGTGCTGGAGAAACTGAGTTAGGGCATCTAGAGCCATGGTCATTCTGGAATCGGATACGCTCTCAAATTGTTTCCAATTCTTCTTCTCCTAGAGCAATTTCACCAATGTCCGCTGCCTCTCCAGAAATGCCAAGCTCCAGAAAGGAAGACCTTGAGAAACTGAAGAATGTCAAGCCTCCATCTGTCCAAGTTAGTCAACCAACAGCGAGATCAGCGAATGATACAGCTGCATTCGTTGCTTCAAGGACTCGACGATCTACTGTTGGTTCTTCTTCAGAGTTTGATACTCATTGTACATCTAAAGATAAATTAAAGAATGTTGGATCTGTGAATGATGAAGCAACATACCATACCTCAAAATCTCGAGCATTTAGCATTGGTTCTTCTTCAGAAATAACTgtgcatgaaaattcaaaattgaagCATGCCAGCAAGGATCTTAAAGAGGATTCTTCATACATGCAAAAAGAAAGTGTCAATTCCTTGGTTTCAGATGTGAAACAACCGATACCTGCGAAAATTTTGTCAAGGGGAAAATCAGTCAGAACATTTAGATCCCGCAGAAGTTATATTGGTAGATCAAAAAGAAAGGAAGGTAGTCCAAAAGAAAGTGGAGACATAAATGAGGTCAATTGTGATGAATTTGACTCAGTATCATCCATGAAGTTCACCAACAGCGAAGGGCATGCAAATCCACTAGTCAATTCCCGAGAAGACATTCTTACAACAGTGGGCCAATTCCAAGCTCAGCATTCTCTGAAAGTGAGCGTGAAGCAAAGCAACTTTTTGTTAATACGGACATTGTGGAATCTAAGGAGAACTCAGAATGCAAAGGGAACCCCGAGAATGTGTTACCCAATTCTCATATGA